One Streptomyces sp. P9-A2 DNA window includes the following coding sequences:
- a CDS encoding TylF/MycF/NovP-related O-methyltransferase, with protein sequence MSERIKRKWFRQFVTRSFQEEHQTHYEEIYDRFANYTLIPEDSFCDNLALIHERSRALRGAFVECGTWKGGMAAAMMQIGGPGRKYHFYDSFEGLPPAATIDGPDAVAWQSDSDDPFYLDNLHADYDEFLSLIRSSGDHADHVSVEKGWFDDTVPNYCGDPIAVLRIDGDWYRSTKLCLDVMFQHVEVDGVVILDDYDFWDGCSRAVHDFLAETGSTARIRRTGDSSIAFLHKIDP encoded by the coding sequence ATGTCCGAACGAATCAAGAGGAAGTGGTTCCGGCAATTTGTCACCCGGTCGTTCCAAGAAGAGCACCAGACCCATTACGAAGAGATCTACGACCGTTTTGCGAACTACACGCTTATACCCGAAGACTCCTTCTGCGACAACCTCGCCCTGATCCATGAGCGATCGCGCGCACTCCGAGGCGCGTTCGTCGAATGCGGTACCTGGAAGGGCGGGATGGCCGCGGCGATGATGCAGATCGGCGGTCCCGGGCGCAAGTACCACTTCTACGACTCGTTCGAAGGCCTTCCTCCGGCGGCCACCATCGATGGACCCGACGCTGTCGCCTGGCAGTCCGACTCCGACGATCCGTTCTACCTCGACAACCTCCACGCGGATTACGACGAGTTCCTCTCCCTCATCCGTTCCTCGGGCGATCACGCTGACCACGTCTCTGTCGAGAAGGGGTGGTTCGACGACACCGTCCCGAACTACTGCGGTGATCCGATCGCGGTCCTGCGCATCGACGGGGACTGGTACCGATCCACCAAGCTGTGCCTCGACGTCATGTTCCAGCACGTCGAGGTCGACGGTGTGGTCATCCTCGACGACTACGACTTCTGGGACGGGTGCAGCAGGGCTGTTCACGACTTCCTGGCGGAAACCGGTTCGACCGCCCGGATCCGACGTACGGGGGACAGTTCCATAGCCTTCCTCCACAAGATCGATCCGTAA
- a CDS encoding methyltransferase domain-containing protein — protein MTTADGAAPLVDDTTEPAPEELALGRYELYDPGKLFAHDSTYINFGYWAEATTFTGASEALTDALARTAGLAPGDRVLDVGFGFGAQDFRWLTTYPHSTIDAVTITASHLAHARSRAEREGLTERITFHRCSATAIEQAFIAGSFDRVLALEAAFHFDTRAEFFRQAHTLLRPGGVLAVTDIVPRHPQATGTDDPLRTSMFAGMAPEANWYGVDTYRDRLATAGFDDVEIRSIHGDVFAPYLRAALRTVDDPEYVERVGTELADLVRENLSDQAALHAQIDGLDYVLVRAAKS, from the coding sequence ATGACGACCGCCGACGGCGCCGCGCCACTGGTCGACGACACGACCGAGCCCGCGCCCGAGGAGCTGGCCCTCGGGCGCTACGAGCTCTATGACCCGGGGAAGCTGTTCGCCCACGACAGCACCTACATCAACTTCGGGTACTGGGCGGAGGCCACCACGTTCACCGGGGCCAGCGAAGCGCTCACCGACGCGCTCGCCCGCACGGCAGGGCTCGCACCCGGGGACCGTGTCCTCGACGTGGGCTTCGGTTTCGGCGCGCAGGACTTCCGATGGCTCACGACGTACCCGCACAGCACCATCGACGCCGTGACGATCACCGCGAGCCACCTCGCGCACGCCAGATCGCGCGCGGAACGCGAGGGCCTCACCGAGCGGATCACCTTCCATCGGTGCTCGGCGACCGCGATCGAACAGGCCTTCATCGCCGGATCCTTCGACCGGGTGCTGGCGCTGGAGGCGGCTTTCCACTTCGACACGCGCGCGGAGTTCTTCCGCCAGGCCCACACCCTGCTGCGCCCGGGTGGGGTGCTCGCCGTGACCGACATCGTGCCCCGGCATCCGCAGGCGACCGGCACCGACGACCCGCTGCGCACGTCGATGTTCGCGGGTATGGCACCGGAGGCGAACTGGTACGGCGTCGACACCTACCGTGACCGGTTGGCCACGGCCGGGTTCGACGACGTCGAGATCAGGTCGATCCACGGCGACGTGTTCGCACCCTACCTGCGCGCTGCGCTCCGGACCGTCGACGACCCGGAGTACGTCGAGCGCGTCGGTACCGAGCTCGCCGACCTCGTCCGGGAGAACCTCAGCGACCAGGCGGCGCTGCACGCGCAGATCGACGGCCTCGACTACGTCCTGGTGCGGGCAGCCAAGAGCTGA
- a CDS encoding cytochrome P450 — MVSADGVWPIEQDLADPSFMGGTGAGDDFWAESRRRGVTWHEPRSDRPGFWVVSRYRDVRDAYVNVDGLSSSRGTVLDVLLRGPDSAGGKMLAVTDPPRHRELRILMARALSPEYVRRMEPTLLRRSRQLVRRWTGSGEFDFVESIADRMPIETICDVLQVPGSDRTMLMEWNKQTLSSTSLDDTLLDALNARNEIILYFIDLVEERRAAPGDDPISALAHGRVQGEQLSTEDVALNCYSLILGGDESSRMSATSAVRALHGHPDQWRSLKSGSVDYDTAVEELIRWATPAMHFARTAEKDVTVGGTRIARGDVVSLWNVSANRDEEAFDDPGSLNLSRRPNKHLGFGWGPHFCLGAALGRASLTYLLQALAESVTSIETEEHPQRVYSNFLYGYRSLRTTLVP; from the coding sequence ATGGTGTCAGCGGACGGCGTGTGGCCCATCGAGCAGGATCTGGCGGACCCCTCTTTCATGGGCGGCACCGGAGCTGGCGACGATTTCTGGGCGGAGTCCCGCCGTCGGGGCGTCACCTGGCACGAGCCGAGGAGCGATCGTCCCGGATTCTGGGTCGTATCGCGCTACCGGGACGTTCGTGATGCGTACGTGAATGTCGACGGTCTGTCCTCGTCCCGGGGGACCGTGTTGGACGTGCTCCTCCGGGGCCCTGATTCTGCGGGCGGGAAGATGCTCGCGGTGACCGATCCGCCGCGGCACCGCGAGCTGCGCATCCTCATGGCCCGTGCCTTGTCGCCGGAGTACGTCCGCCGCATGGAGCCGACGTTGCTCAGACGCAGTCGTCAACTGGTGCGGCGATGGACCGGGAGCGGTGAGTTCGACTTCGTCGAGTCGATAGCGGACCGTATGCCGATCGAGACCATCTGTGATGTGCTGCAGGTGCCGGGCAGTGATCGTACAATGCTGATGGAGTGGAACAAGCAGACGCTGTCGTCCACGAGCCTGGATGATACGCTGCTCGACGCCCTGAACGCCCGGAACGAGATCATCCTCTACTTCATCGATCTGGTGGAGGAGAGACGGGCGGCACCCGGAGATGACCCGATCAGCGCTCTGGCGCACGGGCGCGTACAGGGTGAACAGCTCAGCACAGAAGACGTCGCACTCAACTGCTACAGCCTCATACTGGGTGGTGACGAATCGTCTCGCATGTCCGCGACCTCGGCCGTGAGAGCGCTGCACGGCCACCCTGACCAGTGGCGGTCGTTGAAGAGCGGGTCGGTCGACTACGACACCGCCGTCGAAGAGCTCATCCGTTGGGCCACGCCGGCGATGCACTTCGCCCGCACCGCGGAGAAGGATGTCACCGTCGGTGGGACCCGGATCGCTCGCGGCGACGTCGTGAGCCTGTGGAACGTCTCGGCGAACCGCGACGAGGAGGCGTTCGACGATCCCGGCTCGTTGAACCTGTCCCGGCGTCCCAACAAGCACCTCGGCTTCGGCTGGGGTCCCCACTTCTGCCTGGGTGCCGCCCTGGGCCGGGCGAGTCTCACGTACCTGCTGCAGGCGCTCGCCGAGTCCGTTACGTCGATCGAGACCGAGGAACATCCGCAGCGCGTGTACTCGAACTTCCTGTACGGCTACAGGTCCCTCAGGACGACGCTCGTCCCCTAG
- a CDS encoding serine hydrolase domain-containing protein, which yields MTSNTSNEVAVETEERLRRVRAALDDVVDAEGLPGGAVALLDGDSTYYTFSGHGDLDTARDWSDESRQPIGCLSKVLIAYVAMMLVDRGVVSLDEPLCDRVPGACLRRDGVSAPITLRSALSHSTGVDQAFEVWNQVNPRTPAEYVEGLQGYRQIAEPGQVFAYNNIGTAVAAVLIENILQESWQRAVNTMLLTPLGISAIAEPEDGGGLSGLDETVVTGYSARAGGQGYQPVAPADLERVADCFGSTTIYMTPHEISLLARCAMSDGVGENGVRVLSETLAREMRSPQIGIPGHPMYDSWGLGWLLFDDESFGFEAATEGQHIFLRMFKEEDRGFLVMTNSFPSFPLYSEILLAATDRQWPADGAAANTLQESHCVGTYEADGHKLEIRAASDGMEFKLFLGGGSENWYLLHQGQSAFAGGGALVLSSVNRGFQSAAVPIWVDDRAEPSFLRFGMIVLEKVSSTDPGK from the coding sequence ATGACCAGCAACACGTCGAACGAGGTTGCCGTGGAAACCGAAGAGAGGTTGCGCCGCGTCCGGGCTGCGCTCGACGATGTCGTCGACGCGGAGGGCCTGCCGGGTGGGGCTGTTGCACTCCTCGACGGCGACAGCACGTACTACACGTTCTCGGGCCACGGCGACCTCGACACCGCGCGGGACTGGTCCGACGAGTCCCGGCAGCCCATCGGTTGCCTCTCCAAGGTCCTCATCGCGTACGTGGCCATGATGCTCGTCGACCGGGGCGTCGTCTCGCTGGACGAACCGTTGTGCGACCGCGTTCCCGGGGCGTGCTTACGACGGGACGGCGTGAGCGCACCGATCACGCTGCGATCCGCGCTCAGTCATTCAACGGGGGTGGACCAGGCGTTCGAGGTCTGGAACCAGGTGAATCCTCGAACTCCTGCAGAGTACGTGGAGGGTCTCCAGGGCTATCGGCAGATCGCTGAACCCGGCCAGGTCTTCGCCTACAACAACATCGGTACGGCCGTGGCTGCCGTGCTGATCGAGAACATCCTGCAGGAGAGTTGGCAGCGCGCCGTCAACACGATGCTGCTCACGCCGCTCGGGATATCGGCGATCGCGGAGCCGGAGGACGGAGGCGGGCTCTCCGGACTCGACGAGACCGTGGTTACGGGGTACTCGGCGCGTGCGGGAGGCCAGGGATACCAACCCGTGGCGCCGGCTGATCTCGAACGGGTGGCCGACTGCTTCGGATCGACCACCATCTACATGACGCCGCACGAGATCAGCCTCTTGGCGCGGTGCGCGATGTCCGACGGTGTCGGCGAGAACGGCGTCCGGGTGCTGTCGGAGACCCTCGCTCGCGAGATGCGCTCGCCGCAGATCGGTATCCCCGGCCATCCGATGTACGACTCATGGGGACTCGGGTGGCTGCTCTTCGACGACGAGTCCTTCGGCTTCGAAGCTGCGACCGAGGGGCAGCACATCTTCCTGAGGATGTTCAAGGAAGAGGACCGTGGATTCCTGGTCATGACCAATTCGTTCCCGTCTTTCCCCCTGTACTCCGAGATCCTGCTGGCCGCGACCGATCGGCAGTGGCCGGCCGACGGAGCTGCCGCCAACACGTTGCAGGAATCCCACTGCGTGGGAACGTACGAGGCGGACGGCCACAAGCTGGAGATCCGGGCGGCGAGCGACGGCATGGAGTTCAAGCTGTTCCTGGGCGGCGGTTCCGAGAACTGGTACCTGCTGCACCAGGGTCAGTCGGCGTTCGCAGGAGGTGGGGCGCTCGTGCTGTCGTCGGTGAACAGGGGGTTCCAGAGCGCGGCGGTTCCGATCTGGGTGGACGATCGGGCGGAGCCATCCTTCCTCAGATTCGGGATGATCGTTCTCGAGAAGGTCTCCTCGACCGATCCTGGGAAATGA